In one Candidatus Komeilibacteria bacterium CG_4_10_14_0_2_um_filter_37_10 genomic region, the following are encoded:
- a CDS encoding asparagine--tRNA ligase, with amino-acid sequence MTEEFRSNLASKHIGQQVTVRGWVANLRSSGKIFFLQLRDGWGYLQAVVAEDQVDAQTWQNCQQLTLESSVLVTGIISQHPKHADQYEVQVQKVEIVHIAAEYPIGNKEHGPDFLLDQRHLWLRSSKQVAIQKIRNTIINAIYQFLNDDGFTKIDSPILTPSACEGTTELFEIDYFGERKAYLSQSGQLYLEAAIAAHGKVFDFGPVFRAEKSKTRRHLTEFWMMDAEMAFYRHEDNLALQEQLIYFVIQQVLNKNKVELQILERDLGPLQKIQLPFTRLTHAEVVQKLNKMGSDIKSDDDLGADDETLLTSDSDQPIFVTHWPAKIKAFYMKRQGDVALCADLIATEGFGEIIGGSQREDDYEELLSRIKEHNLPVEYFQWYLDTRRYGSVPHSGFGIGLERLVGWMCGTHHIRETIPFPRMINRLEP; translated from the coding sequence ATGACAGAAGAATTTCGTTCTAATTTGGCCAGTAAACATATTGGGCAACAAGTTACTGTGCGCGGTTGGGTAGCCAATTTGCGCAGTAGTGGCAAAATCTTTTTTTTACAGTTGCGAGATGGCTGGGGATATTTGCAAGCAGTGGTTGCCGAAGATCAAGTTGATGCACAAACATGGCAAAATTGTCAGCAATTAACCTTAGAAAGCTCTGTTCTCGTTACTGGTATAATCAGTCAGCATCCCAAACATGCAGATCAATACGAAGTACAGGTACAAAAAGTTGAAATCGTGCATATTGCTGCTGAGTATCCGATTGGTAACAAAGAACACGGACCTGATTTTTTATTAGACCAACGCCATCTTTGGTTGCGTTCTTCTAAGCAAGTTGCTATTCAGAAAATTCGTAATACCATAATTAACGCGATTTATCAATTTTTAAATGATGATGGTTTTACTAAAATTGATTCACCTATTTTAACACCCAGCGCTTGCGAAGGAACTACGGAGCTTTTTGAAATTGATTATTTTGGTGAACGTAAAGCTTATTTATCGCAATCAGGCCAATTGTATTTAGAGGCAGCGATTGCCGCTCATGGCAAGGTATTTGATTTTGGTCCAGTATTTCGTGCGGAGAAATCCAAGACCAGAAGACACTTAACAGAATTTTGGATGATGGACGCTGAGATGGCTTTTTATCGGCACGAAGATAATTTAGCCCTGCAGGAACAGTTAATTTACTTTGTTATTCAACAAGTTTTAAATAAAAATAAAGTAGAGTTACAAATTTTAGAAAGAGATTTAGGACCACTGCAAAAAATTCAGTTACCATTTACCAGATTGACACACGCTGAAGTTGTCCAGAAATTAAATAAAATGGGTTCTGATATTAAAAGTGATGATGACTTGGGTGCTGACGATGAAACATTATTAACCAGTGATTCTGATCAACCAATTTTTGTCACTCATTGGCCAGCTAAGATTAAGGCTTTTTATATGAAACGTCAGGGTGATGTGGCATTGTGTGCTGATTTGATTGCTACTGAGGGATTCGGTGAGATTATTGGCGGCAGTCAGCGCGAAGATGATTATGAAGAGTTACTTAGCAGGATCAAGGAACATAATTTGCCTGTCGAGTATTTTCAATGGTATTTAGATACGCGCCGCTACGGTAGTGTACCCCACAGTGGTTTTGGTATTGGCTTAGAGCGCTTGGTAGGTTGGATGTGTGGTACTCATCATATTCGGGAAACTATACCATTTCCCAGAATGATTAACAGATTAGAACCATAA
- a CDS encoding pseudouridine synthase, producing the protein MRLQKYLSLCGFSSRREAEGLIKQGKIKVNQQVISQMGVQIEVGKDTVEAYGKQIVPPEKKIYLLLDKPANYLTTKKDPWQRPTVYQLLPKQYQHLFPVGRLDNDSEGLLLFTNDGDFTEKFLHPRYYHEKEYLVRYQSKIKSAFVDQLLKGIILEEGKAIADKVAIVDEYQLLIVLHQGFKRQIKRMAECCGYRVVGIKRVRLGKFPISKMKGHHWQLITKEDII; encoded by the coding sequence ATGCGTTTACAAAAGTATTTATCACTTTGCGGTTTTAGTTCGCGACGGGAGGCGGAGGGTTTAATCAAGCAAGGAAAAATTAAGGTTAATCAGCAAGTAATTTCGCAAATGGGTGTCCAGATTGAAGTCGGTAAAGACACTGTTGAGGCTTACGGCAAGCAAATAGTTCCCCCGGAGAAAAAGATTTATTTGCTCTTAGATAAGCCAGCCAATTATTTAACAACTAAGAAAGATCCCTGGCAACGACCAACGGTTTATCAATTATTACCCAAGCAATATCAGCATCTATTTCCGGTTGGACGATTGGATAATGACAGTGAGGGGCTATTGTTATTCACTAATGATGGAGATTTTACCGAAAAATTTTTACACCCACGTTATTATCATGAAAAAGAATATCTGGTTCGTTATCAGTCAAAAATTAAATCAGCATTTGTGGATCAGTTATTGAAGGGAATTATCTTGGAAGAGGGGAAGGCAATAGCGGACAAAGTTGCTATTGTTGATGAGTATCAGTTATTAATTGTTTTACACCAGGGTTTTAAAAGACAGATTAAAAGAATGGCTGAGTGTTGCGGTTATCGTGTAGTAGGGATTAAACGTGTGCGTCTGGGTAAATTTCCCATTAGTAAAATGAAAGGTCATCATTGGCAACTAATTACTAAAGAAGATATTATTTAA
- the aspS gene encoding aspartate--tRNA ligase: MQRIKTIETIDQGGQKVLLQGWVHARRNMGKIVFFDLRDRWGLLQVVGVPAELDEKSQEALKNIRSEYVVSVWGVVQNRNEKQINPDSLTGKIEILAKKIEVLNEAATPPFEIVNEDRQANEELRLKYRYLDLRHIRMKNNLVTRNKVMIFVRNYLADQGFIEIHTPILTKSTPEGARDYLVPSRVHHGQFFALPQSPQQYKQLLMVAGMDRYFQIAPCFRDEDARADRSPGEFYQIDMEMSFMKQEQILDLVEEMFTKMISAIFPTKKMTFTKWPRLNYQDVVKKYGTDKPDLRVNKDDPNELAFAYIINFPLFTPQTAEDYFYGAGDKWAPSHHMFTAPREEDIPLLDSDPGKVRSYQHDLVLNGWEVGGGSIRIHDPKMQEKIFDLIGFTAEDKKKFSHLLEAFTYGVPPHGGIAPGFDRLVSILCGERSIKEVIAFPLTGDVRDPLMNAPSTVAQKQLDELGIELKKE; the protein is encoded by the coding sequence ATGCAACGAATTAAAACAATAGAAACAATAGACCAGGGAGGACAGAAGGTATTATTGCAAGGTTGGGTACATGCCCGTCGTAATATGGGCAAAATTGTTTTTTTTGATTTACGAGATCGCTGGGGTTTATTACAAGTAGTTGGTGTACCGGCAGAATTAGATGAAAAATCACAAGAGGCTCTAAAAAATATTAGATCTGAATATGTAGTTTCTGTTTGGGGGGTAGTACAAAATAGGAATGAGAAACAGATTAATCCCGATTCGCTTACCGGTAAAATCGAAATTTTAGCAAAGAAGATTGAAGTGCTGAACGAAGCCGCTACGCCACCATTTGAAATAGTTAACGAAGATCGGCAAGCCAATGAAGAGCTGAGACTCAAATATCGTTATCTTGATTTAAGACATATTCGGATGAAGAATAATCTAGTTACGCGTAACAAGGTGATGATTTTTGTGCGAAACTATTTAGCGGATCAAGGATTTATTGAAATTCATACACCGATTTTAACTAAATCAACACCCGAGGGCGCGCGAGATTATTTGGTACCATCGCGAGTACATCATGGTCAATTTTTTGCTCTGCCTCAATCACCGCAACAGTACAAGCAGTTATTAATGGTGGCGGGAATGGATCGTTATTTTCAGATTGCCCCTTGTTTTCGCGACGAGGACGCGCGCGCCGATCGCAGTCCGGGAGAGTTCTATCAAATTGATATGGAAATGAGCTTTATGAAGCAAGAACAGATTTTGGATTTAGTAGAGGAAATGTTTACGAAAATGATTAGTGCAATATTTCCCACGAAAAAGATGACCTTTACTAAATGGCCGCGTTTAAATTATCAAGATGTAGTAAAAAAATATGGTACTGATAAACCAGATTTAAGGGTGAATAAAGACGATCCTAACGAATTAGCTTTTGCCTACATCATAAATTTTCCTTTGTTTACACCGCAGACAGCCGAAGATTATTTTTACGGCGCTGGTGATAAGTGGGCGCCATCACATCACATGTTTACGGCACCGCGAGAAGAGGATATCCCTTTACTGGATAGTGACCCAGGTAAAGTACGGTCCTATCAGCATGATTTGGTTTTGAATGGCTGGGAGGTTGGTGGTGGTAGTATCAGGATTCATGATCCAAAAATGCAAGAAAAAATCTTTGATTTAATCGGTTTTACCGCTGAAGATAAAAAGAAATTCAGTCATTTACTAGAAGCCTTTACTTATGGCGTACCACCACACGGTGGCATTGCTCCTGGTTTTGATCGACTAGTTTCTATTTTGTGTGGTGAACGCAGTATCAAGGAAGTAATTGCCTTCCCTTTAACCGGCGATGTCCGTGATCCGTTAATGAACGCACCATCCACGGTAGCCCAGAAGCAGTTAGATGAGCTAGGTATTGAATTAAAAAAAGAATAG
- the kbaY gene encoding tagatose-bisphosphate aldolase (catalyzes the reversible reaction of dihydroxyacetone phosphate with glyceraldehyde 3-phosphate to produce tagatose 1,6-bisphosphate; in enteric bacteria there are two D-tagatose 1,6-bisphosphate-specific aldolases: KbaY (also called AgaY), involved in catabolism of N-acetyl-galactosamine and D-galactosamine, and GatY which is part of the galactitol catabolism pathway) — MLIHFQDLLSIAHKKKIGLPAFNTANYEMTLGIVRGAKKAKQPIIIQLTEKSIAYLGLKTAWHIIEDVVTSEAKDIPMSVHLDHGHNFDLIKDCIAIGFTSVHIDASVDDFSTNIRKTKKVVDYAHRKNVFVQAELGQMLGREGLVKYHAQFEQIKNFLTDPKLAKEFVTKTGVDTLAISVGTFHGSFPGKEKIYFDILDQIHQQVKIPLVLHGASGLPDQELRKAIKHGISIVNIDTSLRLAFTAAAKRELQKKNNYIDPRDWLGASVNEVSKTVARKLKYFK, encoded by the coding sequence ATGTTGATTCATTTTCAAGACCTATTATCCATTGCCCATAAAAAAAAGATTGGTTTGCCTGCTTTTAATACAGCTAATTATGAAATGACACTTGGTATTGTCCGTGGAGCGAAAAAAGCAAAACAACCGATTATTATTCAATTGACCGAGAAAAGCATTGCCTATCTTGGCCTAAAGACAGCTTGGCATATTATTGAAGATGTTGTTACGAGTGAAGCGAAAGACATACCAATGAGTGTCCATTTAGATCATGGTCATAACTTTGATTTAATAAAAGATTGTATCGCTATCGGTTTCACCTCGGTACATATTGATGCGTCGGTTGATGATTTCAGTACTAATATTCGTAAAACAAAAAAAGTTGTTGATTATGCTCACCGAAAAAACGTTTTTGTCCAGGCAGAATTGGGGCAAATGTTAGGTCGCGAAGGATTAGTAAAATATCATGCTCAATTTGAGCAAATTAAAAATTTTTTAACTGACCCGAAATTAGCTAAAGAGTTTGTTACAAAAACCGGAGTTGATACCCTAGCTATTTCGGTTGGTACTTTTCATGGAAGTTTTCCCGGGAAAGAAAAGATTTACTTTGATATTTTAGATCAGATTCATCAACAAGTTAAAATTCCTCTGGTCCTGCACGGTGCCTCTGGTTTACCAGATCAGGAGTTACGTAAAGCCATTAAACACGGTATCAGTATCGTTAATATTGACACTTCTCTGCGCTTAGCTTTTACTGCGGCCGCCAAAAGAGAACTTCAGAAGAAAAATAATTACATTGATCCACGCGATTGGCTCGGCGCCAGTGTTAATGAGGTTAGTAAAACAGTAGCACGAAAGCTTAAATATTTTAAATAG
- the rpmG gene encoding 50S ribosomal protein L33, translated as MSQDNLIKFECTACKRVNYHSKKNKKIIKQRLELKKYCIHCRKHTPHKETK; from the coding sequence ATGTCACAAGATAATCTTATCAAGTTTGAATGCACTGCATGCAAACGCGTTAATTATCACAGTAAGAAGAACAAAAAAATTATTAAGCAGCGATTAGAATTGAAGAAATACTGTATTCATTGCCGCAAACACACACCGCATAAAGAGACTAAGTAA
- the scpB gene encoding SMC-Scp complex subunit ScpB, whose protein sequence is MNKTTIQIESLLLIASKPLKISKIKEILQVENTELISASLQDLKDKYNGPDSGLRVIENAGVIQLTTSPDASETIKKYLQDETTGELSRPSLETLTIVAYRQPISKSELEQIRGVNCSLILRNLMIRGLIIAKEDKRKLTTYYYVTVDFLKFMGINNVAELPDYEKLNNNKNLQQLVQSEEDSDQFNTVSPEPIVPVSTAVEEFPENPVKNNTGLKINIF, encoded by the coding sequence ATGAATAAGACAACGATTCAAATTGAAAGTCTATTATTAATAGCTAGTAAGCCTTTGAAGATTAGTAAGATCAAAGAAATTTTACAGGTCGAAAACACGGAATTAATCAGTGCCTCCCTGCAAGATTTAAAAGATAAATACAATGGTCCGGATAGCGGCTTGCGTGTTATTGAGAATGCTGGTGTCATTCAGTTAACGACTAGTCCGGATGCTAGCGAGACAATTAAAAAATATTTGCAAGATGAAACAACCGGCGAGCTCAGCCGACCGTCGCTGGAAACATTAACGATTGTCGCTTATCGCCAACCAATTAGTAAGTCTGAATTGGAGCAAATCAGAGGTGTTAATTGTAGTTTGATTTTAAGAAACTTAATGATTAGGGGTTTGATTATCGCCAAGGAAGATAAACGAAAGCTGACAACATATTATTATGTTACCGTTGATTTTCTTAAATTTATGGGTATTAATAACGTGGCGGAATTACCAGATTATGAAAAATTAAATAATAATAAGAACTTACAACAATTAGTACAAAGTGAGGAAGATAGCGACCAATTCAATACTGTATCGCCAGAGCCGATAGTTCCCGTAAGTACAGCAGTAGAGGAGTTTCCAGAAAACCCTGTAAAAAATAATACTGGTTTGAAGATTAATATTTTCTAG
- a CDS encoding DNA-formamidopyrimidine glycosylase, whose product MPELPEVETIREDLNKLIVHKKINQIIIRNRSIVKGNVVSFKRRLQNQTIKRVDRRGKLLIFILSNNYYLLVHLRMTGQIFFQDSKHLIGGGHAEKNSSLVLPAMHTHLVLRLSGSSNIFYNDSRRFGYWQVVTQQEFALIEKHYGPEPLADNFSLDYWLLLCKANKSKFLKVVLLDQTKIAGIGNIYADEICFAAKVKPTRTISSLRLKEKKNIFLAIKKIIKNGVKYRGTTFSDYRDASGHQGNYLDRLKVYGRQNKSCLKCGQAITKIRFHGRGTHYCQFCQY is encoded by the coding sequence ATGCCAGAATTACCCGAAGTCGAGACAATCCGTGAAGATTTAAATAAATTAATTGTTCATAAAAAAATTAATCAAATAATTATTCGTAATCGAAGCATAGTGAAAGGTAATGTTGTATCTTTTAAACGAAGGTTACAAAATCAAACCATTAAGCGTGTCGACCGCAGGGGAAAATTATTAATTTTTATTTTATCTAATAATTATTACCTCTTGGTACATTTACGAATGACCGGACAGATTTTTTTTCAAGATTCAAAGCATTTAATTGGCGGGGGACATGCAGAAAAAAATAGCAGTTTAGTTTTGCCCGCTATGCACACTCATTTAGTTCTGCGTTTATCGGGAAGTAGTAACATCTTTTATAATGACAGTCGTCGGTTTGGTTACTGGCAAGTAGTCACTCAGCAAGAATTTGCGTTAATCGAAAAGCATTATGGGCCCGAACCATTAGCTGATAATTTTTCTCTAGATTATTGGTTATTACTGTGTAAAGCAAATAAGAGTAAGTTTTTAAAAGTTGTTTTATTGGATCAAACAAAGATTGCCGGCATTGGTAACATTTATGCTGATGAAATTTGTTTCGCGGCCAAAGTTAAACCCACCAGAACTATTAGTAGTTTGCGTCTAAAAGAAAAGAAAAACATTTTTTTGGCGATAAAAAAAATTATTAAAAATGGAGTAAAGTATCGTGGTACGACCTTTTCTGATTACCGTGACGCCAGTGGTCACCAAGGCAACTATCTAGATAGATTAAAAGTGTATGGACGTCAAAATAAAAGCTGTCTCAAGTGTGGTCAGGCGATTACTAAGATACGTTTTCATGGTCGCGGTACGCATTATTGCCAATTTTGCCAATATTGA